In a single window of the Candidatus Hydrogenedentota bacterium genome:
- the dnaA gene encoding chromosomal replication initiator protein DnaA (binds to the dnaA-box as an ATP-bound complex at the origin of replication during the initiation of chromosomal replication; can also affect transcription of multiple genes including itself.): MDDALWKLCLARLEHELSEHQLNTWVRPLQAIVEDGGLRLLAPNKFVLDHVRDNFLDVIRTALAGLHAQGELAV; the protein is encoded by the coding sequence GTGGACGACGCGCTCTGGAAGCTCTGTCTCGCCCGTCTGGAACACGAGCTGAGCGAACACCAACTGAATACCTGGGTGCGCCCGCTGCAGGCCATCGTCGAGGACGGCGGCCTGCGCCTGCTCGCGCCGAACAAGTTCGTGCTCGATCATGTGCGCGACAACTTCCTCGACGTGATCCGCACCGCCCTCGCCGGCCTGCATGCGCAGGGCGAGCTCGCCGT
- the rpmH gene encoding 50S ribosomal protein L34, with protein MKRTFQPSVLHRKRTHGFRARMATKNGRLVLKARRAKGRARLTP; from the coding sequence ATGAAGCGCACCTTCCAGCCCAGCGTCCTGCACCGCAAGCGCACCCACGGTTTCCGTGCCCGCATGGCCACCAAGAACGGTCGCCTGGTGCTGAAGGCCCGCCGCGCCAAGGGTCGTGCGCGCCTGACGCCGTAA
- the rnpA gene encoding ribonuclease P protein component, with amino-acid sequence MAGGARFERRARLVRKADFQAVFDRAEKSGDRYFTVLARPNDLGHARLGLAISKRASKLAVVRNTIKRLVRESFRQRLA; translated from the coding sequence GTGGCCGGCGGCGCGCGCTTCGAACGGCGCGCCCGCCTGGTGCGCAAGGCCGACTTCCAGGCGGTCTTCGACCGGGCGGAGAAATCCGGCGACCGTTACTTCACGGTGCTGGCCCGCCCGAATGACCTCGGCCACGCCCGGCTCGGGCTCGCGATCTCCAAGCGGGCCTCGAAGCTCGCCGTGGTCCGCAACACGATCAAGCGCCTTGTGCGCGAAAGCTTCCGGCAGCGCCTCGC